The following is a genomic window from Janibacter sp. DB-40.
GATCGACCTCAAGTTCCTGCGCGACCAGCCCGACACCGTCCGAGCGAGCCAGCGTGCCCGCGGCGAGGACCCTTCCCTCGTCGACGCGGTTCTCGCCGCCGACGAGCGGCGCCGCACCGCGATCGGGGCCTTCGAGTCCGCCCGCGCGGAGCAGAAGGCCGCGAGCAAGGAGCTCGGGCCCGTCATGGGTCGACTGAACAAGCTGCGCAAGAGCGATGCCGACAGCGCCGACCTCCCCGCCCTCGAGACCGAGGCGAACTCCCTGCGGGAGAAGGGCGCTGCCATGTCCGCCCGCGTCAAGGAGCTCGAGGCCGCAGCCGATGCGGCGAAGGGAGAGCTGGACACCTCCCTTCGCGCCATCGGCAATGTCATCCAGGAGGGCGTGCCCGCCGGTGGTGAGGACGACTTCGCGCTCCTGACGGAGGTCGGGACCGCGCGCGACTTCGCGGCGGAGGGCTTCGAGCCCAGGGACCACCTCGCGCTCGGCGAGCTGCTCGGTGCGATCGACATGGAGCGCGGGGCGAAGGTCAGCGGCAGCCGCTTCTACTACCTCAAGGGCATCGGTGCGCGCCTGGAGTGGGCGCTGATGGGTCTGGCGCAGCAGATCGCGACCGAGGAGGGCTTCACCCCGCTCGTCGTGCCCAACCTCGTGCGTGCGGAGACGATGGCGGGGGCCGGCTTCCTCGACGAGCACGACGACGAGGTCTACCAGCTGCCCGCCGACGACCTGTACCTCACCGGGACCTCCGAGGTCGCGCTCGCCGGCTTCCACGCGGACGAGATCCTCGACCTGAGCGACGGGCCGCTGCGCTACGCCGCCACCTCCACCTGCTACCGCCGCGAGGCCGGCAGCTACGGCAAGGACACCCGCGGCATCTTCCGCGTCCACCAGTTCCAGAAGACCGAGATGTTCGTCTTCTGCCGCCCGGAGGACGCCGTCGCCGAGCACGAGAACCTGCTGCGCATCGAGCGCCGCGTCCTCGACGCCCTCGAGCTGCCCTACCGCGTCATCGACGTCGCCGCCGGTGACCTCGGCGGCCCGGCGTCGCGCAAGTACGACTGCGAGGCGTGGGTGCCGACCCAGGCGAAGTACCGCGAGCTGACCTCGACGAGCAACTGCACGACCTTCCAGGCGCGCCGTCTGGACATCCGCGAGCGCGACCCGCAGGGCTCGGGCACCCGCACGCTCGCCACGCTCAACGGCACCGCGATCACCAGCACCCGCCCGATCGTCGCCCTCCTGGAGAACCACCAGCAGGCCGACGGCTCCGTGCGCGTGCCGGAGGCGCTGCGCCCCTTCCTCGGCACGGACGTGATGTCACCGCGCTGACCCCGGCACGCGGTCGTGGGCGCACCCGCCAGGACCGCGAAGGGGGTCCCACCCCTCCGTATTCATCTCGCCGGGTTACGTTTGGGACACGAACGTCGATGAGGAGGGTGCATTGAACCTGGCAATGCGGCATCTTCCGTCGGGTACCAACGACCCGGTGGGTCGCACCCGCCTCATCACGTCGGTGACGGCCCGGGTCCTGGAGGGACAGGCCGTCGCCGTCCACGGTCCCCGCGGCATGGGGCGCAGCACCTTCCTCGCCGCGGTCACCGCCGGCGTCCCGCAC
Proteins encoded in this region:
- the serS gene encoding serine--tRNA ligase, which gives rise to MIDLKFLRDQPDTVRASQRARGEDPSLVDAVLAADERRRTAIGAFESARAEQKAASKELGPVMGRLNKLRKSDADSADLPALETEANSLREKGAAMSARVKELEAAADAAKGELDTSLRAIGNVIQEGVPAGGEDDFALLTEVGTARDFAAEGFEPRDHLALGELLGAIDMERGAKVSGSRFYYLKGIGARLEWALMGLAQQIATEEGFTPLVVPNLVRAETMAGAGFLDEHDDEVYQLPADDLYLTGTSEVALAGFHADEILDLSDGPLRYAATSTCYRREAGSYGKDTRGIFRVHQFQKTEMFVFCRPEDAVAEHENLLRIERRVLDALELPYRVIDVAAGDLGGPASRKYDCEAWVPTQAKYRELTSTSNCTTFQARRLDIRERDPQGSGTRTLATLNGTAITSTRPIVALLENHQQADGSVRVPEALRPFLGTDVMSPR